Genomic window (Synechococcus sp. LA31):
CCCAGCCAGAAGGGGCTTTGTTGGCCAAGGATGTCGTAACTAAAGCCCGCCACCGGTGGGCCGATGAAGCTTCCGAGGCTCTGCAGGCCTTGCAGGCTGCCCAGGGCAGCACCCTGGCCCCCTTCGCCCAGCCGGCGCGACACCAGGGCCCGCAGGCAGGGCGTGACCAAACCAGTGCCCAGGGCCAGGATCGCCACCGCGCTGAACACCACCGCCTTGGCGTTGCCGGGGTTGGCCATGGGGATCAGCAGGCAGCCGCAGATCACGAATCCCAAGCCCGCCAGGGTGAGCCGCCATTCGCCAAAGCGCGACACCAGTGGACCAATCAGCCCGCCCTGCACCACCGTGGCCACCACACCCACCACGAGGAAGGCGGTTGTGGCTGGACCGGGTCCCCAGTTGAACACCTGTTTGAAGTAGAGCACCAACACGGCGGTGAAGCCGTTGAAGGCCATAAAGAAGAGAAAAAATGCGGCGCAGAGGCGGCGCACCTGGGGGTTGGTGAAGACCCGCTTCAGCGCTGTGAAGGGGTTGAGATCACGCTTGCGTGGCATCGCGCGGCGGGCTTCAGCTGGATGGGTTTCCGGCAGCAGGCTGAGCACCAGCACCAGATTCATCAGCGCGAAGCTGGTGGCCACCCACACGGGCAGGGTCACGTTGAAGCCGGCCAAAACGCCGCCGAAGGCAGGGCCGAGGATGAAGCCCAGGCCGAAGGCCACGCCGATCAATCCGAAAGCCTTGGCGCGGTTTTCGGGCGTTGAGATATCGGCCAGCACCGCACCGGCGGTGGCGGCGGTGCCACCGCTCACGCCATCAATCAGCCTGCCGGCAAACAACAACCCCAGAGGGATGAGGCTGCCTGCAGCCCAGGGAATCGCCTGCCAGTTGACGCTGAGGGTGATGGCAAACAGCCCGAGCCCCAGCACTGAGCCCGCCACACACACGGCGATCACCGGCTTGCGGCCGTGACGATCGCTGAGGGCGCCGATCAGCGGTGTGAACGCGAATTGCGCCA
Coding sequences:
- a CDS encoding MFS transporter — protein: MSWSRPSTSLCAFITLLNDRLGESIVFPLLPFLLASFTSNGRTLGLLAGSYALAQFAFTPLIGALSDRHGRKPVIAVCVAGSVLGLGLFAITLSVNWQAIPWAAGSLIPLGLLFAGRLIDGVSGGTAATAGAVLADISTPENRAKAFGLIGVAFGLGFILGPAFGGVLAGFNVTLPVWVATSFALMNLVLVLSLLPETHPAEARRAMPRKRDLNPFTALKRVFTNPQVRRLCAAFFLFFMAFNGFTAVLVLYFKQVFNWGPGPATTAFLVVGVVATVVQGGLIGPLVSRFGEWRLTLAGLGFVICGCLLIPMANPGNAKAVVFSAVAILALGTGLVTPCLRALVSRRLGEGGQGAALGSLQGLQSLGSFIGPPVAGFSYDILGQQSPFWLGIALLVAVASLVGGGLPSSGQNTQNSTS